One genomic window of Monodelphis domestica isolate mMonDom1 chromosome 1, mMonDom1.pri, whole genome shotgun sequence includes the following:
- the LOC103103022 gene encoding WAP four-disulfide core domain protein 8 has protein sequence MSSLSVKDGYCPFFPFKGFRNCLNNCHNDLECPGKLKCCDFKCGFVCTTPWKVKHWNCPARPLSCPTITLPKCQNDEDCPKDEKCCSNCGLLCTKS, from the exons ATGTCTTCTCTTTCAGTCAAAGATGGATATTGTCCATTCTTCCCATTCAAAGGCTTTAGAAACTGTTTAAACAACTGTCATAATGACCTGGAGTGTCCTGGGAAACTCAAATGCTGTGATTTTAAGTGTGGCTTTGTGTGTACCACACCCTGGAAAG TTAAGCACTGGAACTGCCCAGCCCGGCCACTCTCTTGTCCGACAATTACCCTGCCAAAATGTCAGAATGATGAAGACTGTCCAAAGGATGAAAAGTGCTGTTCTAATTGTGGCTTGCTCTGCACTAAAAGTTAG